In Nicotiana tabacum cultivar K326 chromosome 17, ASM71507v2, whole genome shotgun sequence, one DNA window encodes the following:
- the LOC142171833 gene encoding uncharacterized protein LOC142171833 has translation MRNIKEAQFPRPMTYDPSQRNPNLWCEYHGTHGHITGDYWHLREEVATLLNNGHLKELLSDLAKNNYGRSQDNVDPSKIRENSHWLTIYMISIGNKINGVTFSAAKKTKVSVTHSKKLREVAEDNITFTEEDVDGLLFPHNDALVISLNVIDFKIKYVLVDPRSSTNIIQ, from the coding sequence ATGAGGAATATCAAAGAGGCACAATTTCCGAGGCCAATGACATATGATCCCAGCCAGAGGAATCCTAACCTATGGTGTGAGTATCATGGGACTCATGGTCACATAACTGGGGACTATTGGCATCTGCGCGAAGAGGTGGCAACGCTATTGAATAACGGTCATCTCAAGGAGTTATTGAGCGACCTAGCCAAGAACAATTACGGTCGCAGCCAGGACAACGTAGATCCCTCGAAGATAAGGGAAAACTCTCATTGGTTGACTATATACATGATTTCCATAGGGAATAAAATCAATGGTGTAACCTTCTCAGCAGCCAAAAAGACAAAAGTATCGGTGACCCATAGCAAGAAACTCCGGGAAGTCGCGGAAGACAACATCACCTTCACAGAGGAAGACGTCGATGGACTTCTTTTTCCACATAACGACGCCttggtaatttctcttaatgttATAGATTTCAAGATTAAATATGTATTGGTTGACCCAAGAAGCTCAACCAACATAATTCAATGA